Proteins encoded within one genomic window of Pirellulales bacterium:
- a CDS encoding sigma-70 family RNA polymerase sigma factor, which translates to MNLPTATGDWALPQYRDYLRLLVRLQISPRLQSKLDASDIVQQAMLQAHENRGQFRGHTEQEWLAWLRVILANTLAMTLRRFSTEARDLARERNLLRDIEQSSSRVECFLAADQTSPSGKALRNEELLALATAINTLPEDQRRVIELHHLQGLPVSEVAELLDRSRPAVVGLLFRGLKKLRVALRGSTGDPE; encoded by the coding sequence ATGAATTTGCCCACAGCCACGGGTGACTGGGCCTTGCCCCAATACCGTGATTATTTGCGGTTGCTGGTTCGATTGCAAATCAGCCCCCGTTTGCAGTCCAAATTGGACGCCTCGGACATTGTGCAGCAAGCCATGTTACAAGCCCACGAGAATCGGGGGCAGTTTCGGGGCCATACCGAACAAGAATGGCTGGCGTGGCTGCGGGTAATCTTGGCAAACACGCTGGCAATGACGCTGCGGCGTTTTTCGACCGAGGCTCGCGATCTAGCGCGGGAACGGAACTTGTTGCGGGATATCGAGCAATCCTCCTCGCGGGTGGAATGTTTTTTGGCGGCGGACCAGACGTCCCCCAGCGGCAAGGCCCTACGTAACGAGGAACTGCTGGCCCTAGCCACGGCAATCAACACCCTACCCGAGGATCAACGCCGCGTGATAGAGTTGCACCATCTGCAGGGATTGCCCGTGAGCGAAGTTGCCGAATTGCTAGATCGCTCCCGCCCCGCGGTGGTGGGGCTGCTTTTTCGGGGACTAAAAAAACTGCGGGTAGCCTTACGCGGCTCCACGGGAGATCCGGAATGA
- a CDS encoding phosphatidylinositol-specific phospholipase C/glycerophosphodiester phosphodiesterase family protein — protein MPQKHQCHSWLPLLIMLMPLAGQFSQATGADVTPLPNAHAHNDYEHRRPLLDALEQGFCSVEADIFLVNGELLVAHTFLDLKGGRTLQKLYLDPLRERIQAQAGLVYRDGPHFYLLIDIKTDAKTTYAELAKLLAKYPEVFTKTEKGQTTRGPVTAVISGNYDRETILASEPRFASVDGRPDDLRGTTKPAEIPWVSDSWKSHFTWDGTGPQPDAERQKLRAYTAKAHEQGRLVRFWGAPDRQEIWQAQYENGVDLINTDKLPELRKFLLSVVPQP, from the coding sequence ATGCCCCAAAAACATCAATGTCATTCCTGGTTGCCGCTCCTGATAATGCTGATGCCGCTGGCGGGGCAGTTTTCCCAGGCTACGGGCGCAGACGTTACTCCCCTCCCCAATGCCCACGCCCACAATGATTATGAACACCGGCGGCCCCTTTTGGATGCGTTGGAGCAGGGATTTTGCAGCGTGGAGGCGGACATTTTTTTGGTCAATGGCGAATTGCTGGTGGCGCACACGTTTTTGGATCTAAAAGGAGGCCGCACCCTGCAAAAACTGTATCTTGACCCCTTGCGAGAGAGAATCCAAGCCCAGGCGGGATTGGTTTACCGCGATGGGCCGCATTTTTACCTGTTAATTGACATTAAGACCGATGCCAAAACGACTTACGCCGAATTAGCCAAGCTGCTGGCCAAGTATCCCGAGGTTTTTACAAAAACCGAAAAGGGGCAAACGACCCGGGGGCCGGTCACGGCGGTCATTAGCGGTAATTATGACCGGGAAACGATCTTGGCCAGCGAACCCCGCTTTGCCAGTGTGGATGGCCGTCCGGATGATTTGCGGGGAACGACCAAGCCCGCGGAAATTCCCTGGGTGAGTGATAGCTGGAAATCCCACTTTACCTGGGATGGAACAGGCCCCCAACCCGACGCGGAACGGCAAAAATTACGCGCATACACGGCCAAAGCCCACGAGCAAGGGAGACTTGTGCGATTCTGGGGAGCTCCTGATCGACAGGAAATCTGGCAGGCCCAATATGAGAATGGCGTGGATTTGATCAATACGGACAAGCTGCCGGAACTGCGAAAATTCCTGCTGTCGGTCGTCCCCCAGCCATAG